The following coding sequences lie in one Myxococcales bacterium genomic window:
- a CDS encoding sulfite exporter TauE/SafE family protein: MLAVAALLSTLIGITLGLLGGGGSILTLPMLVYVVKLDARESIASSLFVVGVTSLVGVVAHARAGNVVGRVGAVFGVAGMAGAYLGGRLAHFVPAAVLLGAFALMMLLTSAAMLRGRRTGHTTERELAVAKALGLGFSVGVVAGLVGAGGGFLVVPALSLIGGLPMPRAVGTSLMVIAMQSLAGFAGHVAHVSLHLPLLAVVTAACVAGSLVGARFASRVRPELLRKGFGWLVLAMGVFLLGKQLPGALRDVGMPIALALVLVVAAVSLARGRAAAPGHATPLLHPPEPAENKPV, encoded by the coding sequence ATGCTCGCCGTCGCCGCGCTCCTCTCCACCCTCATCGGGATCACGCTCGGCCTCCTCGGGGGAGGCGGGTCGATCCTCACGCTCCCCATGCTCGTCTACGTGGTGAAGCTCGACGCGCGCGAGTCCATCGCGAGCTCGCTCTTCGTGGTGGGCGTGACGAGCCTCGTGGGCGTGGTAGCGCACGCGCGCGCCGGAAACGTCGTGGGGCGCGTGGGCGCGGTCTTCGGCGTCGCGGGCATGGCGGGGGCCTACCTCGGCGGGCGGCTCGCGCACTTCGTCCCGGCGGCGGTCTTGCTCGGGGCGTTTGCGCTCATGATGCTCCTGACCTCTGCGGCGATGCTGCGGGGCAGGCGCACGGGTCACACCACGGAGCGCGAGCTCGCGGTCGCCAAGGCGCTCGGGCTCGGGTTCTCGGTCGGGGTCGTCGCCGGGCTCGTGGGCGCCGGGGGCGGCTTCTTGGTGGTGCCGGCGCTGTCGCTCATAGGCGGCCTCCCCATGCCCCGCGCGGTCGGCACGTCCCTGATGGTCATCGCGATGCAGTCGCTCGCCGGGTTCGCGGGGCACGTCGCGCACGTCTCCCTCCACCTGCCGCTCCTCGCGGTCGTCACCGCCGCGTGCGTCGCCGGCAGCCTGGTGGGCGCGCGCTTCGCGAGCCGCGTGAGGCCCGAGCTGCTCCGCAAGGGGTTCGGCTGGCTCGTGCTGGCGATGGGCGTGTTCCTCCTTGGAAAACAGCTCCCAGGGGCGCTCCGCGACGTGGGCATGCCGATCGCCTTGGCCCTTGTCCTGGTGGTGGCCGCCGTGTCGCTCGCGCGCGGGAGGGCGGCTGCGCCGGGCCATGCTACACCCCTGCTACACCCCCCGGAACCCGCGGAGAATAAACCTGTATGA
- the cphA gene encoding cyanophycin synthetase, producing MELLERRVYRGPSLYAHFPVIRLTVDLGALEAWPSAKLPGFNEALLAAIPSLRAHTCSYDDAGGFVRRLEEDGGTWLGHVLEHVAIELQQLTGAKVVFGKTRGEGAPGRYHVVYEYEEERVGEAAGNLALRLLEHLLPRDLRASAPKEGEAPFDFAAELVELIDFAQRRQLGPSTGALVRAAEARDIPWLRLNEQSLIQFGHGKHQKRIQATVTSETRHIAVSIASDKEETNRILGDLGLPVPRQRVVRSAEAAAAAASRLGYPVVVKPLDANHGRGVTLDLRTGDEVRAAFEKAREHSRSVVVENFLGGFDHRMLVVGGELVAVAKRVPGHVVGDGDHTVAQLVDLVNADPRRGIGHEKVLTRLELDGQAERLMAARGVTPDTVLPAGEVLFLRGTGNLSTGGTAIDLTDVVHPDNREMAVRAANAIGLDVCGVDFITADISESYREVGGGICEVNAAPGFRMHVAPTEGKPRDVAGPVIDMLFPKGSEAKIPIAAVTGTNGKTTTARMLAHIQKMNGHTVGLSTTDGVYIDGVRTVAGDMTGPQSAQMVLRDPAVDLAVLETARGGLLRAGMGYRSCNVGAVLNVTADHLGSRGVETLEQLAEVKRIVVEVARDCAVVNADDLHCLRMADHTRAARIAYVTMNPRHELVKKHLRAGGLAAVLEDGINGQMITLYDKGSHLPLLWTHLIPATIEGKALHNVQNAMFAAVMAYAMGVKVENIRQGLRTFDTSYFQVPGRTNLFDKLPFKVILDYGHNPAAISAMTDLVRRLDCSGRRICVLSAPGDRRDEDIRAIARIAAEAFDFIILRRDDDARGRGPQEVPQLLAEELALAGFPKEQVEIVIDEREATEAALRAAKPGDLVLLFADNISRTWKQVIYFKPEWLERVASPAPAAPASTTDGGVKGGLYATDATEVPDAATLGADGLTVIEDERGVRLAREQDD from the coding sequence ATGGAACTCCTCGAGCGCCGCGTCTACCGCGGACCCAGCCTGTACGCGCACTTCCCCGTCATCCGGCTCACCGTCGACCTCGGCGCGCTCGAGGCTTGGCCGAGCGCGAAGCTCCCCGGGTTCAACGAGGCGCTGCTCGCGGCCATCCCGTCTCTGCGTGCGCACACGTGCTCGTACGACGACGCGGGCGGCTTCGTGCGCAGGCTCGAAGAGGACGGCGGCACCTGGCTCGGCCACGTGCTCGAGCACGTCGCCATCGAGCTCCAGCAGCTCACCGGGGCGAAGGTCGTGTTCGGCAAGACCCGCGGCGAGGGCGCCCCGGGCCGCTACCACGTCGTGTACGAGTACGAGGAGGAGCGGGTCGGCGAGGCGGCGGGCAACCTCGCGCTGCGCCTGCTCGAGCACCTGCTCCCGCGAGACCTCCGCGCGAGCGCGCCCAAGGAGGGCGAGGCGCCGTTCGACTTCGCGGCCGAGCTCGTCGAGCTCATCGATTTCGCGCAGCGGCGCCAGCTCGGCCCCTCGACGGGGGCGCTCGTGCGCGCCGCCGAGGCGCGCGACATCCCCTGGCTCCGCCTGAACGAGCAGAGCCTCATCCAGTTCGGCCACGGCAAGCACCAGAAGCGCATCCAGGCCACGGTCACCTCGGAGACCCGCCACATCGCGGTCTCCATCGCGTCCGACAAGGAGGAGACCAACCGCATCCTCGGCGATCTCGGCCTGCCCGTGCCGCGCCAGCGCGTGGTGCGCTCGGCGGAGGCGGCGGCCGCGGCGGCGTCGCGCCTCGGGTACCCGGTGGTGGTGAAGCCGCTCGACGCGAACCACGGGCGCGGCGTGACGCTCGACCTTCGCACGGGCGACGAGGTCCGCGCCGCCTTCGAGAAGGCGCGCGAGCACTCACGCAGCGTCGTGGTCGAGAACTTCCTCGGCGGGTTCGACCACCGCATGCTCGTCGTGGGCGGCGAGCTCGTCGCGGTGGCGAAGCGCGTCCCCGGGCACGTGGTGGGCGACGGCGATCACACGGTGGCCCAGCTCGTGGACCTCGTGAACGCGGATCCACGACGCGGGATAGGCCACGAGAAGGTGCTCACGCGCCTCGAGCTCGACGGCCAGGCCGAGCGCCTCATGGCCGCGCGGGGCGTCACCCCCGACACCGTGCTGCCGGCGGGCGAGGTGCTCTTTTTGCGCGGCACGGGGAACCTCTCCACCGGCGGGACCGCGATCGATCTGACCGACGTGGTGCACCCGGACAACCGCGAGATGGCCGTGCGCGCGGCGAACGCGATCGGCCTCGACGTGTGCGGCGTCGATTTCATTACAGCAGACATATCCGAGAGCTACCGCGAGGTCGGCGGCGGCATCTGCGAGGTGAACGCGGCGCCCGGGTTCCGCATGCACGTGGCGCCCACCGAGGGGAAGCCGCGCGACGTGGCGGGCCCCGTGATCGACATGCTCTTCCCCAAGGGGTCGGAGGCGAAGATCCCCATCGCCGCGGTCACCGGCACGAACGGCAAGACCACCACCGCGCGCATGCTCGCGCACATCCAGAAGATGAACGGCCACACGGTGGGGCTCTCCACCACCGACGGCGTCTACATCGACGGCGTGCGCACGGTCGCCGGCGACATGACCGGCCCCCAGTCGGCGCAGATGGTGCTGCGCGATCCTGCCGTGGATCTCGCGGTGCTCGAGACGGCCCGCGGCGGCCTGCTGCGCGCCGGAATGGGGTACCGGAGCTGCAACGTGGGCGCGGTGCTCAACGTCACGGCCGACCACCTCGGGAGCCGCGGCGTCGAGACCCTCGAGCAGCTCGCCGAGGTGAAGCGCATCGTCGTCGAGGTGGCGCGCGACTGCGCCGTCGTCAACGCGGACGACCTCCACTGCCTGCGCATGGCCGACCACACGCGCGCGGCCCGCATCGCGTACGTGACCATGAACCCGCGGCACGAGCTCGTGAAGAAGCACCTGCGCGCCGGCGGGCTCGCGGCGGTGCTCGAAGACGGCATCAACGGGCAGATGATCACCCTCTACGACAAGGGCTCGCACCTGCCGCTCTTGTGGACCCACCTCATCCCCGCCACCATCGAGGGCAAGGCGCTCCACAACGTGCAGAACGCCATGTTCGCGGCCGTGATGGCCTACGCGATGGGCGTGAAGGTCGAGAACATCCGCCAGGGGCTGCGCACCTTCGACACCTCGTATTTCCAGGTGCCTGGCCGCACGAACCTCTTCGACAAGCTGCCCTTCAAGGTCATCCTCGACTACGGCCACAACCCCGCCGCGATCTCCGCGATGACCGACCTCGTGCGGCGGCTCGACTGCAGCGGGCGCCGCATCTGCGTGCTCTCGGCGCCCGGCGACCGGCGCGACGAGGACATCCGCGCGATCGCGCGCATCGCCGCCGAGGCGTTCGACTTCATCATCCTCCGACGCGACGACGACGCCCGAGGGCGCGGACCGCAGGAGGTGCCGCAGCTGCTCGCCGAGGAGCTCGCGCTCGCGGGCTTCCCCAAGGAGCAGGTCGAGATCGTGATCGACGAGCGTGAGGCCACCGAGGCGGCCCTCCGCGCGGCCAAGCCCGGCGATCTCGTGCTGCTCTTCGCCGACAACATCTCGCGAACGTGGAAGCAGGTCATCTACTTCAAGCCCGAGTGGCTGGAGCGCGTGGCCTCGCCGGCCCCCGCGGCGCCCGCCTCCACGACCGACGGCGGCGTGAAGGGAGGCCTCTACGCGACCGACGCGACCGAGGTGCCCGACGCAGCCACTCTCGGCGCTGACGGCCTCACCGTGATCGAAGACGAGCGCGGCGTCCGACTCGCGCGCGAGCAGGACGACTGA
- a CDS encoding fructose-bisphosphatase class III has protein sequence MSEPIALPLLRALARRYPTADAVVAEIGYLEGILTLPKGTIHVVSDVHGEDKKLKHIVNNASGSLRPLATRLFAGRLSPEEIRDLLAIIYYPREAYAWNAAKPGFERRAFLLATLAREVELLRHLMQGYTLRHAERLFPPGLAGLFRELIAARGIEQRKAFLEALVDPFVRKGRDVALLRAAAYVIRNLSVAELIVAGDLGDRGPRLDRVVSLLMRQPHVRVVWGNHDVSWMGASLGSPALIATVLRISIRYRRLTQIEEGYGISVAPIERLARTVYADDPAERFDVKGEGLRDPRLMARMQKAMAIIQLKLEGQLSRRRPEYGMEHRQLLHRIDPRAGTVTIDGVTHPLLDTCLPTVDHDGDPYALSADEQACMDRLQASFLASPTLRAQMGWLARRGSMSLCRDTTVIFHGCVPVDEAGLPLSLVVDGEPRSGRELFTGLERTVHRAFKGRASADVDMLWYLWTGPRSPLFGKDRMATFESHFIADRAAAKEVKNPYFSLLHEPEFCARICRELGVDEARGLIVNGHVPVKLEAGESPVKRGGRAVTIDGAFSEAYGDKGFTLVIEAGRTALAQHHHFESVEEAVASGADIIPTVTTLASHEPPRRVADTEKGEELRREIAVLEALLEAYEGNLV, from the coding sequence ATGTCCGAACCCATCGCGCTGCCGCTCCTCCGCGCGCTCGCCCGGCGCTACCCCACGGCGGACGCCGTCGTCGCCGAGATTGGGTATCTGGAGGGCATCCTCACCCTGCCGAAGGGCACCATTCACGTGGTCAGCGACGTGCATGGCGAGGACAAGAAGCTGAAACACATCGTGAACAACGCCTCGGGCAGCCTGCGCCCGCTCGCGACGCGCCTCTTCGCCGGGCGCCTCTCCCCGGAGGAGATCCGCGATCTCCTGGCCATCATTTATTATCCGCGCGAGGCCTACGCGTGGAACGCGGCGAAGCCCGGGTTCGAGCGCCGCGCGTTCCTCCTCGCCACCCTCGCGCGCGAGGTCGAGCTGCTCCGCCACCTCATGCAGGGCTACACCCTGCGCCACGCCGAGCGCCTGTTCCCGCCGGGCCTCGCGGGGCTCTTTCGCGAGCTCATCGCGGCGCGCGGCATCGAGCAGCGAAAGGCGTTCCTCGAGGCGCTGGTCGACCCCTTCGTGCGCAAGGGCCGCGACGTGGCCCTCCTCCGCGCCGCCGCCTACGTCATCCGGAACCTCTCGGTGGCGGAGCTCATCGTCGCGGGCGATCTGGGCGATCGCGGGCCGCGGCTCGATCGCGTCGTGAGCCTCCTCATGCGCCAGCCCCACGTGAGGGTCGTGTGGGGGAACCACGACGTGAGCTGGATGGGCGCGAGCCTCGGGAGCCCCGCGCTCATCGCCACGGTGCTCCGCATCTCGATCCGCTACCGACGCCTCACGCAGATCGAGGAGGGATACGGCATCAGCGTGGCGCCGATCGAGCGGCTCGCGCGCACCGTGTACGCCGATGACCCCGCCGAGCGCTTCGACGTGAAGGGCGAGGGGCTCCGCGATCCGCGGCTCATGGCGCGCATGCAGAAGGCCATGGCGATCATTCAGCTCAAGCTCGAGGGGCAGCTCAGCCGCCGTCGCCCCGAGTACGGCATGGAGCACCGACAGCTGCTCCACCGCATCGATCCGCGCGCCGGCACGGTCACCATCGACGGCGTCACGCATCCGCTGCTCGACACCTGCCTGCCCACGGTCGACCACGACGGAGATCCGTACGCGCTTTCGGCCGACGAGCAGGCCTGCATGGATCGGCTGCAAGCCTCGTTTCTGGCCAGCCCGACCCTCCGCGCGCAAATGGGCTGGCTCGCGCGCCGCGGGTCGATGAGCCTCTGCCGTGACACCACCGTCATCTTCCACGGGTGTGTGCCTGTCGACGAGGCGGGCCTACCCCTCTCTCTCGTCGTGGACGGCGAGCCTCGGAGCGGCCGCGAGCTCTTCACCGGGCTCGAGCGGACGGTGCACCGGGCCTTCAAAGGCCGCGCCTCCGCCGACGTCGACATGCTCTGGTATCTGTGGACGGGGCCGCGCTCTCCGCTCTTCGGCAAGGACCGAATGGCCACGTTCGAGTCGCACTTCATCGCCGATCGTGCCGCCGCGAAGGAGGTAAAGAATCCTTACTTTTCACTCCTCCACGAGCCGGAGTTCTGCGCGCGCATCTGCCGCGAGCTCGGGGTCGACGAGGCGCGGGGCCTCATCGTGAACGGGCACGTCCCGGTGAAGCTGGAGGCCGGCGAGTCGCCGGTGAAGCGCGGCGGGCGCGCGGTGACCATCGACGGCGCGTTCTCCGAGGCCTACGGCGACAAGGGGTTCACGTTGGTCATCGAGGCGGGGCGCACGGCGCTCGCCCAGCACCACCACTTCGAGTCGGTCGAGGAGGCCGTGGCGTCGGGCGCGGACATCATCCCCACGGTGACCACGCTCGCGTCGCACGAGCCCCCGCGCAGGGTGGCCGACACCGAGAAGGGCGAAGAGCTGCGGCGCGAGATCGCGGTGCTCGAGGCCCTCCTCGAGGCCTACGAGGGGAACCTGGTGTGA
- a CDS encoding tRNA-(ms[2]io[6]A)-hydroxylase: MLCLTIATDPGWVRAAAADLEGVLVDHAHCELKAATHALSLVARHPGNLPLVRALTALAREELDHFERVVGFLQQRGVPLSHPPVDAYAAALRAECKALPRDGTPLLVDRLLAAALIEARSCERFKLLRDVVEGDDELRSFYDELFVCEARHFATYRELAVRAALGDEALVARRLGLLAAAEGDIVERLAENEARSTVHG; this comes from the coding sequence ATGTTGTGCCTCACGATTGCTACCGATCCGGGGTGGGTGCGCGCCGCCGCGGCGGATCTCGAGGGCGTCCTCGTGGACCACGCCCACTGCGAGCTGAAGGCCGCGACCCACGCGCTCTCGCTCGTCGCGAGGCACCCCGGCAACCTCCCTCTCGTGCGCGCGCTCACGGCGCTCGCCCGCGAGGAGCTCGATCATTTCGAGAGGGTCGTGGGGTTCCTCCAGCAGCGCGGTGTGCCCCTCAGCCATCCCCCGGTGGACGCGTACGCGGCCGCGCTCCGCGCGGAGTGCAAGGCCTTGCCTCGCGACGGCACGCCGCTCCTCGTCGATCGCCTGCTCGCGGCGGCGCTCATCGAGGCGCGCTCGTGCGAGCGCTTCAAGCTGCTCCGTGACGTCGTCGAGGGCGACGACGAGCTGCGCTCCTTCTACGACGAGCTCTTCGTGTGCGAAGCGCGCCACTTCGCGACTTACCGAGAGCTGGCCGTGCGCGCGGCGCTCGGCGACGAGGCCTTGGTGGCGCGGCGCCTGGGGCTGCTCGCGGCCGCGGAGGGCGACATCGTCGAGCGCCTCGCCGAGAACGAGGCGCGGAGCACCGTGCACGGATGA
- a CDS encoding rhodanese-like domain-containing protein, with product MIHESATPNALGYRDITPAAVVAAAGKVRVVDVREAHEFVGDLGHLDGAESVPLATVEAAAAGWDKAAELVLVCRSGGRSGRAATVLAQLGFTKAMNMVGGMLAVNEAKLPVVR from the coding sequence ATGATACACGAGTCTGCCACCCCGAACGCCCTGGGCTACCGCGACATCACGCCGGCCGCCGTCGTCGCCGCTGCAGGCAAGGTTCGCGTCGTCGACGTGCGCGAGGCCCACGAGTTCGTGGGCGATCTTGGCCACCTCGACGGGGCCGAGTCCGTCCCGCTCGCGACTGTGGAGGCCGCGGCGGCGGGTTGGGACAAGGCCGCCGAGCTCGTGCTCGTGTGCCGCTCGGGCGGTCGCTCGGGCCGGGCCGCGACGGTCCTCGCCCAGCTCGGCTTCACCAAGGCCATGAACATGGTCGGCGGCATGCTCGCCGTCAACGAGGCGAAGCTCCCCGTCGTGCGGTAG
- a CDS encoding RtcB family protein yields MKLQDESHWKQLAAPRDGYFDLATRDTGEVPVRLFLTRALLVEAEPTLYRQIVNATRFPGTKLACVTPDVHQGYGVPVGSVILTSRDGGAVAMGPVGFDIGCGMMSAKSQVPFERATYDRRLAFNAEVTKRVALGAGGQSSRRSLSPAELQEIVRGGAEHYAAKLSRLRGEAAAPRDRAERQRLPVRDTWDIPWGGKGTPERGLEQLGTLGGGNHFIELQRGEPSGTLHVQVHTGSRGFGHGLATNYFELYREEQRSAGAEPGELDLGYFTPESPHFEGYLDAVAAGANFAIVNRLVLFEEISAAFRKVFREDLELVYEISHNLVQAEDHPEHGPVWTHRKGATRAFPGGHPALVGTPWEVEGHPVLIPGSNRDKSFILRPLPGAEKSGFSVNHGAGRRLSRGEAKRVLSQEKVNEQYRRDGIVVNTDLEVPLDESDACYKSSEEVVRAVADAGLARVEETLFPLASLKGNDEARRRDVAREHKGEKRARDKERDAARRARRR; encoded by the coding sequence GTGAAGCTCCAGGACGAGAGCCACTGGAAGCAGCTCGCCGCGCCGCGCGACGGGTACTTCGACCTCGCCACGCGCGACACGGGCGAGGTGCCGGTGCGCCTCTTCCTCACGCGCGCGCTGCTCGTCGAGGCCGAGCCCACGCTCTACCGGCAGATCGTGAACGCGACGCGCTTCCCCGGCACGAAGCTCGCCTGCGTGACCCCCGACGTGCACCAGGGCTACGGCGTGCCCGTGGGCTCGGTGATCCTCACGTCGCGCGACGGCGGCGCGGTCGCCATGGGGCCCGTGGGCTTCGACATCGGCTGCGGCATGATGAGCGCGAAGAGCCAGGTTCCGTTCGAGCGCGCCACCTACGACCGCAGGCTCGCCTTCAACGCCGAGGTCACGAAGCGGGTCGCGCTCGGCGCAGGCGGCCAGAGCTCCCGGCGCTCGCTCTCGCCGGCGGAGCTCCAAGAGATCGTGCGGGGCGGCGCTGAGCACTACGCCGCGAAGCTCTCGAGGCTGCGAGGCGAGGCCGCGGCGCCCCGCGACCGCGCGGAGCGGCAGCGGCTCCCCGTGCGCGACACCTGGGACATCCCGTGGGGCGGCAAGGGCACACCCGAGCGCGGCCTCGAGCAGCTCGGCACGCTCGGCGGGGGCAACCACTTCATCGAGCTGCAGCGCGGCGAGCCTTCGGGCACGCTCCACGTGCAGGTGCACACGGGCAGCCGAGGCTTCGGCCACGGCCTCGCGACGAACTACTTCGAGCTGTACCGCGAGGAGCAGCGCTCCGCGGGCGCGGAGCCGGGCGAGCTCGATCTGGGCTATTTCACCCCCGAGTCGCCGCACTTCGAGGGCTACCTCGACGCGGTGGCGGCGGGCGCGAACTTCGCCATCGTGAACCGCCTCGTGCTCTTCGAGGAGATCTCGGCGGCCTTCCGGAAGGTGTTTCGCGAGGACCTCGAGCTGGTCTACGAGATCAGCCACAATTTGGTCCAAGCAGAGGACCACCCCGAGCACGGCCCCGTGTGGACCCACCGCAAGGGCGCGACGCGGGCCTTCCCCGGCGGGCACCCGGCGCTCGTGGGAACACCCTGGGAGGTCGAGGGACACCCGGTGCTCATCCCCGGCTCGAACCGCGACAAGAGCTTCATCTTGCGACCGCTGCCGGGCGCGGAGAAGAGCGGCTTCTCGGTGAACCACGGCGCGGGCCGCCGGCTGTCGCGCGGCGAGGCGAAGCGCGTGCTGTCGCAGGAGAAAGTGAACGAGCAGTACCGCCGCGACGGCATCGTGGTGAACACCGACCTCGAGGTGCCGCTCGACGAGTCGGACGCCTGCTACAAGTCGAGCGAAGAGGTGGTGCGCGCGGTCGCGGACGCGGGCCTCGCGCGGGTGGAGGAGACGCTCTTCCCGCTCGCCTCGCTGAAGGGGAACGACGAGGCTCGCCGGCGCGACGTGGCGCGCGAGCACAAGGGCGAGAAGCGCGCGCGCGACAAAGAGCGAGACGCGGCCCGGCGAGCCCGTAGACGCTGA
- a CDS encoding glutathione S-transferase family protein — translation MLLYSLPLSPYSARVRAAIYSKGLNVDIQLPPPDWRTSPEFRDISPFARIPVLLLDDGTPLAESGVIVEYLEEAFPETPLLPVGPAARARVRFVTEAIDAYVMAPIMSLFFLLDAPARDEAALQKGFLKLEDGLTRLDALMAHGHRFVCGERVTLADVWLTPVRFSLDGLMDFAQRTDLLKGHPHVRGYVAAIRSDGALGRVWQEMVDGLAAFYAARAAT, via the coding sequence ATGCTCCTCTATTCGCTGCCGCTCTCTCCGTACTCCGCGCGTGTGCGAGCGGCGATTTACTCGAAGGGGTTGAACGTCGACATCCAGCTCCCACCGCCCGACTGGCGCACGTCGCCCGAGTTCCGCGACATCAGCCCGTTCGCGCGCATTCCCGTGTTGCTCCTCGACGACGGGACGCCTCTCGCCGAGTCCGGCGTGATCGTCGAGTATCTGGAGGAGGCGTTCCCGGAGACCCCGCTGCTCCCGGTGGGACCCGCGGCGCGTGCGCGCGTGCGCTTCGTCACGGAGGCCATCGACGCCTACGTCATGGCGCCGATCATGTCGCTCTTCTTTCTCCTCGACGCCCCTGCTCGCGACGAGGCCGCGCTCCAGAAGGGCTTCTTGAAGCTCGAAGACGGGCTCACGCGGCTCGACGCCCTGATGGCGCATGGTCACCGCTTCGTCTGCGGCGAGCGTGTCACGCTCGCCGACGTCTGGCTCACACCGGTCCGCTTCTCGCTGGACGGCCTGATGGACTTCGCGCAGCGCACCGATCTCCTCAAGGGCCACCCCCACGTCCGGGGTTACGTCGCGGCGATCCGGTCGGACGGGGCGCTCGGGCGCGTGTGGCAAGAGATGGTGGACGGGTTGGCCGCTTTCTACGCGGCGCGCGCGGCGACCTGA
- a CDS encoding helix-turn-helix transcriptional regulator: MTKGKGAAPEAQSVRRGRGAETPGDDLGAAELGRRVADKLRDTRRVRGMSLDDLARASGVSRAALSQIETHKTNPTLALLWKIAVGLGLPFAELIGGSKSGAAVLRRADVQVLRSPDGKLESRPLAPAGSSPLVEVYELRLAARSIYASEAHAPGTRELVVVLTGALRLRLGAEVHDLAAGDSVSFLADAPHVYENPGASEARYHDVIVYAR; encoded by the coding sequence GTGACGAAGGGCAAAGGAGCGGCGCCGGAGGCGCAGAGCGTGCGGCGCGGGCGCGGGGCCGAGACCCCGGGCGACGACCTTGGGGCGGCCGAGCTCGGGCGCCGCGTGGCCGACAAGCTCCGCGACACCCGGCGCGTTCGCGGCATGTCCCTCGACGACCTCGCCCGCGCCTCCGGCGTGAGCCGCGCGGCGCTCTCGCAGATCGAGACCCACAAGACGAACCCCACGCTCGCCCTCCTCTGGAAGATCGCCGTCGGCCTCGGCCTCCCCTTCGCGGAGCTCATCGGCGGGTCGAAGAGCGGCGCCGCGGTGCTGCGGCGCGCCGACGTGCAGGTGCTCCGTTCGCCCGACGGGAAGCTCGAGAGCCGCCCGCTCGCGCCGGCCGGCTCGTCGCCGCTCGTGGAAGTGTACGAGCTGCGCCTCGCGGCCCGCTCCATTTACGCGTCGGAGGCCCACGCGCCGGGCACGCGCGAGCTCGTGGTGGTGCTCACCGGCGCGCTCCGGCTGCGGCTCGGCGCCGAGGTGCACGACCTGGCCGCGGGCGACAGCGTGTCGTTCCTCGCCGACGCGCCGCACGTGTACGAGAACCCGGGCGCCTCCGAAGCGCGCTACCACGACGTCATCGTGTACGCGCGCTAG